One part of the Nostoc sp. PCC 7120 = FACHB-418 genome encodes these proteins:
- a CDS encoding IS630 family transposase has translation MRVQCADFFRNRSSPSKKTVRSSQAGTEITQNKRLSYWESVRDIVADDLVFVDEMGVLLGLTRGMGRSKKGDRVYDVKPFYRGSRVTVVGAITNKSILSLKTLGPSMNGEDFKKFVEQELLPKLWKGAVVVMDNLKAHKMKGIIEMIESVGARVVYLSPYSPEFNPIEHLWWQLKAFIRKFSPKNILAVVQLLSLGVLLCSSQQLQNYFSHCCYCTS, from the coding sequence GTGAGAGTGCAATGTGCAGATTTCTTCAGAAACAGAAGCTCACCCTCAAAAAAAACAGTACGAAGTAGTCAAGCAGGAACAGAAATTACACAAAATAAAAGGCTTTCTTACTGGGAAAGCGTCCGAGATATTGTTGCAGATGACCTAGTTTTTGTAGATGAAATGGGCGTATTACTCGGATTAACGAGAGGAATGGGCAGAAGTAAAAAGGGAGACAGAGTTTATGATGTCAAACCATTTTACCGTGGAAGCAGAGTTACCGTAGTGGGGGCTATTACTAACAAATCAATCCTCTCCCTCAAAACATTAGGGCCATCAATGAATGGAGAAGACTTCAAAAAATTTGTGGAACAAGAGCTATTACCGAAATTGTGGAAAGGGGCAGTAGTGGTCATGGATAATCTCAAAGCACATAAAATGAAGGGGATTATTGAAATGATCGAGTCCGTAGGCGCAAGGGTAGTTTATTTATCACCTTATTCACCTGAATTTAACCCCATAGAACATCTCTGGTGGCAACTCAAAGCATTTATCCGCAAGTTTTCACCAAAAAATATTTTGGCAGTAGTACAACTGTTGTCACTAGGAGTTCTCTTATGCTCAAGTCAGCAACTCCAAAACTACTTTTCTCACTGTTGCTACTGTACCAGTTAG
- a CDS encoding papain fold toxin domain-containing protein, with product MEVNGLEIVFDNIHYQGINRLDWMDTVRHSV from the coding sequence ATTGAGGTAAATGGCTTAGAAATTGTTTTTGATAACATCCACTATCAAGGAATTAATCGATTAGACTGGATGGATACAGTGAGACATTCGGTGTAG